The following proteins are co-located in the Palaemon carinicauda isolate YSFRI2023 chromosome 3, ASM3689809v2, whole genome shotgun sequence genome:
- the ND-18 gene encoding NADH dehydrogenase [ubiquinone] iron-sulfur protein 4, mitochondrial: MALRLGSLLFSSHISRVSLLQGRAVSTSIPRLVDDLTVKQIEPKDSKKSFMTSEEVEHDRAMKGYITIETPLDITPITGVPEEHITTRRVLIKKPTKNSMQSGTNNLQRWKIVFEARERWENPLMGWASTADPLSNVEVDFPSKEEAIAFCEKNGWFWETENPPVKPPRVKSYGANFSWNKRTRRSTK, encoded by the exons ATGGCTCTCCGGTTAGGTTCTCTCCTCTTTTCCTCCCATATTTCTCGCGTTTCTTTACTTCAAGG gCGTGCTGTGAGCACATCAATACCCCGCCTTGTTGATGACCTAACCGTGAAGCAGATagaacccaaggattccaaaaaGTCTTTCATGACATCAGAGGAGGTAGAACATGATAGAGCTATGAAAGGTTACATCACTATTGAGACTCCA CTTGATATTACCCCAATTACTGGCGTTCCAGAAGAACATATAACAACACGGCGTGTTCTTATTAAGAAGCCAACAAAAAATTCTATGCAATCAGGAACCAACAACCTTCAAAG GTGGAAGATAGTATTTGAAGCACGTGAACGCTGGGAGAATCCTTTGATGGGATGGGCATCGACAGCTGATCCTCTCTCCAATGTTGAG GTTGATTTCCCTTCCAAAGAGGAGGCCATCGCATTTTGTGAAAAAAATGGGTGGTTTTGGGAGACTGAAAACCCACCTGTCAAGCCACCTAGAGTTAAAAGTTATGGGGCCAATTTTTCATGGAATAAGAGAACTAGACGATCTACAAAATAG